In the genome of Roseofilum casamattae BLCC-M143, the window ATTTTCGCTTGGAGCAGGCTCAGTATTATCCTCTTTTTGAATGTAGTCTTGTACCGACTGCCACCACCGAGGCCACCAGTTATCGATCAGATCGATCAGGTTACTTCCGGCTAAGGTTTGTTTCGGAGACGGGTGGATTTTGATCAAGGCAGGAGTTGCCACCACCTTAAAATTTTCGGCCAGTTGGGGTTGCTCGCTGACATCAACCACCATTAACTCAAACTGAATGCCTTGACAGCGATCGCGAATATGACAGCGGATTTGTTCAATCTGCTCCCCTGCATGGGGGCGCTTATCCACAAACAATAAAAATTGTAGGGGATGATGTTCGATTGTCTGTTCCGGGATGACCTGCATAATAATGGGCAAAAATGACTGAACTGGGAAGTCGAGTCTTTAGATTTACTTAAGATTTTAATCCATCTAGCCGATTAGCGCGTACAGATCGAGTCAATCTTACCAGGCGATCGCAGAAAACTTAACAACATGCAATATCATAAGGTGCAAGCGTTCAGTATGATAGGTTTTCTGGACTCTATCAGAATACTAATTCGCAAGCAAAAGCCTCATGACTGCTCTCCTCACCATCAACAATGCTCATAAACTCTCTACGCCTCGCTTAGAAATGCCTCCCCGGCTGCTCTTAGGAGCGGGTCCGTCTAATGCCGATCCTAGGGTCATCTCAGCCATGAGCCGCCCCCAAGTCGGTCACCTAGACACTTATTTTCTCAAGCTGATGGGAGAGATCCAAGAGCTGCTGCGCTATACCTTCCAAACCGATAATAAGTTAACCATTCCCGTCAGTGGAACCGGTAGCGCGGCGATGGAAGCAACGTTGGCGAATACAGTAGAACCGAATGATGTCGTACTCGTTGCCGTTAAAGGTTATTTCGGCAAGCGTTTAGTCGATATGGCCGGCCGTTATGGCGCTGATGTTCGGCAAATTAATAAACCTTGGGGAGAAGCATTTTCTCTTGCGGAGTTGCGATCGGCGCTAGAAACTCATCGTCCTGCAATTTTGGCGATCGTTCATGCGGAAACCTCCACTGGCGTTCGTCAACCTTTAGAAGGCATCGGCGATCTGTGTCGAGAGTTTGACTGCTTGCTCTTGGTAGATACGGTGACCAGTTTGGGATGCGTACCGCTGCTCCTCGATGAATGGAAAGTCGATTTAGCCTATAGTTGCAGTCAAAAAGGACTGAGCTGTCCTCCAGGTGCTTCGCCTCTGACCTTGAGCGATCGCGCGTTAGAGAAAGTTCACAGCCGCAAGACCAAAGTGGCAAACTGGTATTTAGATCTTTCTTTGGTTAGCAAATATTGGGGTAAAGAGCGCACCTATCATCACACGGCTCCGATTAATATGAATTATGCGCTCTACGAAGCACTCTGCTTAGTGGCGGAGGAAGGCTTAGAAGCGCGATGGGAACGCCATCAAAAAACAGCCGAACTGCTCTGGAATGGATTGGCCGATCTGGGATTGAGTTGCTATGTTGCTCCGGAGCTGCGCTTGCCTTCTCTGACTACCGTAGGACTTCCTGATGGCGTGGATGAAGCGAAGATTCGCCGTCAATTACTCGACGACCATAATATCGAGATTAGCGGCGGTTTGGGCGATCTGGCGGGTAAAGTGTGGCGCATCGGTTTGATGGGACAAAATAGCCGGCCGGAGAATGTAGAACGGTTGCTAACGACCTTAAAGAAATTGCTATAGCGCTAGTACTAGGGAACGAGGAACGGGGAAGAGAAGCGATCGCTTATTCCCCTCCTATACTGGTCTGTAGAATGTTGCCTGTTCCTCGTTCCCCAGAGTGAAGGACTCAATTATAGCCAATTAACCAGACTTGAATAATGGGCGATTTAAAGGAGTATTTGCAGTTAGTTTACTCGCAAGAACTAGAGAAGAAAAAGCAGTGGTATTCGTCGGTGGCACAAGCTTACGATCGCGCCCGACCTCACTACAGCCAATCTCTCCTTCAGGTAGCATTAGAATGGGCTAATTTATCTCCAACGTCAACCATTCTCGAGGTCGGATGCGGGCCGGGAACGGCAACTGTAGATCTCGCTCAGTTCGGTTATCCCATTGTTGCTCTCGAACCGAGCATAGATGCTGGCGAACTCGCTCGCCAGAATTGCCAAAGCTATCCCCATGTTACTTTAATTAATTCAACTTTGGAAGAGTGGGAGCTTGGCGATCGCGAATTTGATATTGTCGTTGCGGCTTCTTCCTATCATTGGATTTCGCCTCAAGTGCGCGAGGAAAAAATTATTTCCTGTTTTCCCGGACAAGGAACGCTAATTTTGCTGTGGAATACGCCGCCGAGACCGGAAGCTGATGTTTACGACATCTTGAATTCAGTTTATCAGAAATACGATCCATCTTTGGCAACTTACGACGATCTGGCAACCCATCAGCAGAGTTTGCACGAGATGGGACAGAGTTTGCTGGTATCGGGGAACTTTCGAGATTTGCGATCGCAGCAAGTGATGTGCGATCGGCGTTACGATATCGATACTTATCTTACCCTGTTAACCACCTTATCTCAATATATTCGATTGGATAGTGCCAAGCGCAATCAAATACTATCTGCATTAAAACTAGCGTTGCAACAGAAAGGAATAACTGAATTCAACACCTCTTATCTATCTCTAGTACAGGTGGTTTCATATTCTTCTTGACAGTGTTCCCTGTTCCCCACAGCAAACTCAGGTTACAACAGATCGCAACTAACAAATCCAGAGGCGATCGCTTTTATGTTTTTAGCTAAATTTTTTCCTTGAAATCGCAAAGGAGAGGGCAAATGTCCGACGGGCGCTCTGGGTTTAAACTGGATCTGTTTTTCCATATTATTACTGCGATTGAGCGGCCATTTTACCCCTTCACAAAAACGAATGTAATCTTCGCCCATTTGTTGATAAATTTGGACTTGAATGCTAAAGCCAAATCGCCCTTCGCTTGCTTCTACCCAAAGGCGATCGACGGTCATCCAATCATCGCACGAAATGCGACTGAGATCGCGATCGCTTAGAAATCGAGTCATGGGACTTCCAGCGGCTTGATGCAAGCAATTCCAGGTTTCTTCGTCAGCTTCCTTCCAGCGTTTTGCTTGCAAATACTTGTTGAGTTTGGTATAATTAATTCCAGTACTCGAGTCTAATTTTGCTTCTTCCGTATTAGAAATCCAAGTCTTCACCACATGAATAGGATTGGCTAACAAGCGAGAGTTTTTCCGAGGTGAAAGAGCCTGGCGCGATTCAGCGGCAAGATTGGCTTTGCGCTTCGCCGGTTGCATCGTTAACGCCGTACTAAGATCGGAAGAGTTAGGTAGAGCTTGTAAAACTTCAGACGCTGATTGAAAGCGATCGCGTACGCTACGGGCAACTAAAGAATCTAACACCCGAGTTAAGGAGGAACTAATCCGATTTTCGGGCAGCAAATAATCGCGCCAAACCCAACGTTCGCCGACTACATCATAGAGATCGAATGGGGAAATTCCAGTGAGCAAGTGCAAGCAGGTCACTCCCAAGCTATAGAGATCGCTAGCGGGAAATACTTTACCTTGCAACTGTTCTAACGGCATATAGTCAGCGCTACCCACCACAGTTCCGGTTTGATTTAATGTGGTTTGCGAGACCCATTTCGAGACACCAAAGTCAATTAAAACGGGCAGGCGATCGCTATTTCGGCGGATAATATTACCGGGTTTAATGTCGCGGTGAATAACATTGCGATCGTGAATAAATTGCAACACTGGCAATAAATCGCGCAGGAGTTCTTCAACTTCTTCACCCGTATAGTAAGATTTTTGTTGCAGCTCTTGAGATAAGGTGGGCCCCTCAATAAACTCTTGCACCAAATAACACTGTTCGTCTTGTTCAAAATGGGCGAGCAAACTGGGAATTTGATCGTGCTTTCCGAGATCGTCTAAACGAACCGCTTCTTGGCGAAACAGTTGTTTGGCTTTGTGCATCACTGACGATGTAAATCCCTTCAAATACAGTTGTTTGATCGCGCAAGTTGGCTGCGAAGGAATATCTTCATCAATGGCAATAAACGTTTTGCCAAATCCTCCTTGTCCCAATTGAGTCAGCGGCCGATATCGCTGTCGCAAATGCAAAGCTGCTCCACAACTGGAGCAATATTTTGCAGTATCCGGATTTTTGGGATGTTTGCAGTCAGGGTTAGTACAGTAACTCATGGCAGTCGGCCTGAATGAGCAAAGAGGAGTAGGGGTCATACCCCATAATATACGCCACGAGAAAATTATTGCCCTGATTTTTCTTCTGCTCTTAAGATATGGAAATTTTGCAGAACTCCTAGGGTTTCAAACTCGTAGCTGGGGAGAAAGGCTGCGATGGATAAATTGGTCGTATAAACGCTAAAGAGAACATAGTCTTTCCGTTCCGTGCGCTGGGCAATAATGCCTTGCAGTTGTGGTTTGGCATCTTGCACGAAAGATTGACACGATTGCTGGAGAATATTGCCAAACGCTTGTTGGGCTTGGTCGCAAACGTTATCTTGCAGGTATTCGACCAGTTGTTGCGAGGCAAACTCTTCGTAGCTCGCCTGTTTGGGGTTGGTGACAACCATTGCTCCAGTCAGAAAGGCGATCGCCACTCCTCCTGCCAATGTTAATGACTTTACCACATTCACGATCGCTATACCTCCTTGTTGCCCGCTTAATAATTTAGGATACACATCAACTTGCGCGATCGCCCGGAAAGTTCGCAAACTCAGCAACCCAGTTGCTCCCGCTCTCTAATCCAGTGTCGAAACTCTTTCACGGCGTGATTTCTGCCTTCGAGGTTGCTTTGGGCGAGGCAGTTCGCTAAAACTTCTGCTAATAGCAGTCCTGGAAATGTCGGACTTTCGGCTACTTCCCGATATTGACCATTTTCCAAGATATTAATCTGCAATGTTCCTTTTGTGAATCGCCATAACTCCGGAACCCCCAATGCGGCATAAATCTCTGGATGGGTGCGAGAGGTCACCTCAATTTCAATCGCTAAATCTGGAGGGGGATCGACCGTTAGATCGAGCCGCTTTTTGCCGCGTATCTCGGCTTCATGTTCGATATAAAAACATTGGTCGGGTTCTAATCCTTTAATCCCTAACTTTTTAAAGGTTGTCGAACCGAGAGCGCGAAACTCGATATCTAATTCTTCTAACAAGACTTTAATCAAGTCACTAATGATTTCTTTGGCATCTTCATGTTCGGGTAAAGGAACCATAATTTCCAATTGTCCATTATCGTAGGCCAAGCGAGTTCCGGGATGTTCGTCGAACTCTTGCAAGAGGTCTTCAAATTCCGACCAACTGATATTGTAGAGAATTACTCGCTCTCCGGGGAGGATATCGCGATAATTGGATTGCAGTGCAACCATAAGACCTCCTAGGTATTACAGCGATCGCAAGAGAAACCGGTACGCGATCGCGTTTTTTAACATCATGTCTCGATAATAATCCACATTATTGTTCTGGGTAATAGAGAACGGACATTATCCCCATTTCCCATTCCCCAAGGCCTCCTCGTTGCTAGAATAAAACAGCCCTGCATTTGTTCCAGCGCCGGAAATTAAGTTATGAGCTACTGCCTCAATCCCGAATGCTCTCAACCCCAAAATCCGCCACAAAGCCAATTCTGCCTCAACTGCGGCGCTGCTCTGAAACCGCTCAAAGACCGATACCAGGTCTTGAAACTCCTCTCGAATAGTGGCGGATTTGCGCGCACCTATCTGGCTCTCGATCGCGATCGCCAAGATGCCAAATGTGCGATCAAACACCTGAACTTGCCACCGGAGATTGCGGGAAATACGAGATTATCGAAAAAGGCGATCGCCCTGTTTAAGCGGGAAGCTAAACAACTGCTCGACCTGGAATCTCATCCGCAAATCCCCAGTTTATGGGACTTTTTCCAAGAAGGCGATCGCCGCTATCTGGTGCAAGAGTTTATCCCCGGACAAAATTTAGCTCAATGTCTGAAGAGAAAGGGCGCTTTTAGCGAGGAACAAATTCGTACCTTATTGCAAGGCATCTTACCCGTTCTCCAATTTATCCACAATCACCAGATTATCCACCGCGACATTAAACCGGCAAATCTCATGTCTCGTAAGGGGTTAGAAACCTCTCCAGAAGGCTTTATCCTGATTGACTTCGGCATTTCCAAACAACTGGCACAAACGACTCGAGTGCAAACTGGAACCGTTGGCATTGGTACCCAAGGCTACGCGCCGCTGGAACAAATGCTGACAGGGAAAACCTATCCCGCCAGCGACCTCTATAGTTTGGGAGTAACCTGTTTGTCTCTCTTAACCGGAGTGGAACCCGACGGCCTCTACGACGCCGGACAAGGAAAGTGGTTGTGGAAAGAACATGTAAATCAGGGAAAACCCATAAGCGAAAACTTAGGTGGAATCTTAGATAAACTGACGCAAGTGGCCATCGGCGATCGCTATCAGTCTGCTACCGAAGTGCTCGAAGACCTGAAAGCTAGTCCTTATCGAGTTCCGCCTTCTGCTCCTCTGCCGGAAACCCCAGAAGATAACTTTACCACAGAGATCCCTCCCATCATCGTCGCCAAACTCGGCCCGGCGGACTATCGCACCCTCGGCGAAGCCATCAAACAAGCTTTACCCGACACTAAAATTATTGTCCGACCGGGATTCTATGCAGAAAGTCTTTACTTTAACAAATCCCTGGAAATTATCGGCGAAGGCAATAAGGAAGATATCATTATCGAGAGTCAACTGGCTCCATGCGCGCGCATGGCAGGAGTTACCTTCGAGCCTAGCTCCGACGAGTTGGGGATGGAAATCGGCGATCGCGTCCTGGTGCGATCGGTCACATTCCGCTACCGCAACTGGACGAACATTCAACGCAGCGATCGCTTCGGTCGCTTTTTGGGACAGCAACTGCATTCCCCTTATGCGATCGTTACGACTGGAGGCTTGCTCGTTCTCGAAGACTGTCTGATTGATGCCGAAGGTCTTGCCGGACTTTGGATACAGGGACGCTCGGCAGAAGCAACCATCCGTCGCTGTACGATTACCTCCGGGCCGCGATACGGAGTTTGGACGACAGAACAAGGACGCTGTCGCTTGGAGTTTTGTGAAATTTCCGGTCAAACCGTTGGCGTCACCATCGATCGCGCCGGTCGTGCTAATCTACATCATTGTCAGATTTCTCAGATGAGCGGCGATGGCGTTGCGGTTTCTCGACAAGGAGAAGGCAGCGCATTTAATTGCGATATTTATCAAAACGGCGATCGCGGCATTGCGATCGACAAAGGAAGCAACCTCACCATTAATCAGTGTCGCATCTACGGCAACGGCAAACAAGGGATCTACATTGCCTCCAATGGTGCGGGACCGGTGCAAGAGTGCGACTTGCGCGGAAACCAAGGCGGACCCTGGTATATTGCCCCTCGCTGTGCCGTTGCTCGCAGGGGCAA includes:
- a CDS encoding pyridoxal-phosphate-dependent aminotransferase family protein, encoding MTALLTINNAHKLSTPRLEMPPRLLLGAGPSNADPRVISAMSRPQVGHLDTYFLKLMGEIQELLRYTFQTDNKLTIPVSGTGSAAMEATLANTVEPNDVVLVAVKGYFGKRLVDMAGRYGADVRQINKPWGEAFSLAELRSALETHRPAILAIVHAETSTGVRQPLEGIGDLCREFDCLLLVDTVTSLGCVPLLLDEWKVDLAYSCSQKGLSCPPGASPLTLSDRALEKVHSRKTKVANWYLDLSLVSKYWGKERTYHHTAPINMNYALYEALCLVAEEGLEARWERHQKTAELLWNGLADLGLSCYVAPELRLPSLTTVGLPDGVDEAKIRRQLLDDHNIEISGGLGDLAGKVWRIGLMGQNSRPENVERLLTTLKKLL
- a CDS encoding class I SAM-dependent methyltransferase, whose protein sequence is MGDLKEYLQLVYSQELEKKKQWYSSVAQAYDRARPHYSQSLLQVALEWANLSPTSTILEVGCGPGTATVDLAQFGYPIVALEPSIDAGELARQNCQSYPHVTLINSTLEEWELGDREFDIVVAASSYHWISPQVREEKIISCFPGQGTLILLWNTPPRPEADVYDILNSVYQKYDPSLATYDDLATHQQSLHEMGQSLLVSGNFRDLRSQQVMCDRRYDIDTYLTLLTTLSQYIRLDSAKRNQILSALKLALQQKGITEFNTSYLSLVQVVSYSS
- a CDS encoding protein kinase domain-containing protein — encoded protein: MSYCTNPDCKHPKNPDTAKYCSSCGAALHLRQRYRPLTQLGQGGFGKTFIAIDEDIPSQPTCAIKQLYLKGFTSSVMHKAKQLFRQEAVRLDDLGKHDQIPSLLAHFEQDEQCYLVQEFIEGPTLSQELQQKSYYTGEEVEELLRDLLPVLQFIHDRNVIHRDIKPGNIIRRNSDRLPVLIDFGVSKWVSQTTLNQTGTVVGSADYMPLEQLQGKVFPASDLYSLGVTCLHLLTGISPFDLYDVVGERWVWRDYLLPENRISSSLTRVLDSLVARSVRDRFQSASEVLQALPNSSDLSTALTMQPAKRKANLAAESRQALSPRKNSRLLANPIHVVKTWISNTEEAKLDSSTGINYTKLNKYLQAKRWKEADEETWNCLHQAAGSPMTRFLSDRDLSRISCDDWMTVDRLWVEASEGRFGFSIQVQIYQQMGEDYIRFCEGVKWPLNRSNNMEKQIQFKPRAPVGHLPSPLRFQGKNLAKNIKAIASGFVSCDLL
- a CDS encoding DUF4359 domain-containing protein — encoded protein: MLSLRTFRAIAQVDVYPKLLSGQQGGIAIVNVVKSLTLAGGVAIAFLTGAMVVTNPKQASYEEFASQQLVEYLQDNVCDQAQQAFGNILQQSCQSFVQDAKPQLQGIIAQRTERKDYVLFSVYTTNLSIAAFLPSYEFETLGVLQNFHILRAEEKSGQ
- a CDS encoding Uma2 family endonuclease, whose translation is MVALQSNYRDILPGERVILYNISWSEFEDLLQEFDEHPGTRLAYDNGQLEIMVPLPEHEDAKEIISDLIKVLLEELDIEFRALGSTTFKKLGIKGLEPDQCFYIEHEAEIRGKKRLDLTVDPPPDLAIEIEVTSRTHPEIYAALGVPELWRFTKGTLQINILENGQYREVAESPTFPGLLLAEVLANCLAQSNLEGRNHAVKEFRHWIREREQLGC
- a CDS encoding protein kinase domain-containing protein, which translates into the protein MSYCLNPECSQPQNPPQSQFCLNCGAALKPLKDRYQVLKLLSNSGGFARTYLALDRDRQDAKCAIKHLNLPPEIAGNTRLSKKAIALFKREAKQLLDLESHPQIPSLWDFFQEGDRRYLVQEFIPGQNLAQCLKRKGAFSEEQIRTLLQGILPVLQFIHNHQIIHRDIKPANLMSRKGLETSPEGFILIDFGISKQLAQTTRVQTGTVGIGTQGYAPLEQMLTGKTYPASDLYSLGVTCLSLLTGVEPDGLYDAGQGKWLWKEHVNQGKPISENLGGILDKLTQVAIGDRYQSATEVLEDLKASPYRVPPSAPLPETPEDNFTTEIPPIIVAKLGPADYRTLGEAIKQALPDTKIIVRPGFYAESLYFNKSLEIIGEGNKEDIIIESQLAPCARMAGVTFEPSSDELGMEIGDRVLVRSVTFRYRNWTNIQRSDRFGRFLGQQLHSPYAIVTTGGLLVLEDCLIDAEGLAGLWIQGRSAEATIRRCTITSGPRYGVWTTEQGRCRLEFCEISGQTVGVTIDRAGRANLHHCQISQMSGDGVAVSRQGEGSAFNCDIYQNGDRGIAIDKGSNLTINQCRIYGNGKQGIYIASNGAGPVQECDLRGNQGGPWYIAPRCAVARRGNIEA